The genome window ATAGCAACTATTGTTTCAGCTGagaaaattaaagagaaaaaggaTCTTAATGGTAAGTTGCCCTATTTTTAGATTTTGCAGTAAGGAATAAAGCAGTTGGACTCTGGAAATAGGGATGTACTAAAAAGAATGATGAGattgcccattggaaacaatggaggacacTGGAAGGTCCATTTGAAATAATGGGAACCAGGTATGCCAATTGACTTTGCATGGACTCCACTAAAATCCATTATACCACAAGAAAGGTAGCAAAGAAAATTGATTTCAGTGAAGGGCTCTGGCCATATATAGACTATCCTGacactggaatgacagcccccatAGTGGAATGACAGGCCTAGGGAATAGAATCTgtgctctgggactggaatgacaggtcATAGACTGGAATGAAATAGTttgcattttaattaatattttaattaatatttctgGAAGGTATGTAGTTATGTCTGAAACGGCTCTGCCTCAATAATTATCCTGTCTATCATGTCCCCTGTTTCCTTACAAATTCATGAGGCTGATGTGAGCCATCTTTTCTGTTGTCAAATATAAATCTTGCCTTTGTCCCCTTTCCAGTCCCAGAGTCCAGTTCTCCTGCTTTCCTGACCTCCATGTTCCTATAACCTGTCACATCCTGCCTGAGTTTCCTCCACTCTATTGCCTACTGTGTTTGATCACCCACAACACCCCCTCCATAGTCTCTCTATGAAAAATCCTGTACCCTAGGCCAGGGGTTTCTAACCTATTTGAGTGTATGGGCCCCTATGTAATTCTGAacacagtgtggtgggtgcaAACACAAAATGACTGTTAGAAGCTGAGCCAACTAGGAATGGATGGCCACATcatatcttcagtcacacagtgaatgTCCTTATaatatggtggcagctgctgccaaagaaatgtttttaaacaagtCATTAAGAACAGCTCGAACTCTAGATGGAAGACATATTTTAAGAGATGgtatattaaaatatgttttctatGTAGAGGGAAAAGATTGTCAGCCTCACAGTTTACATTTCCATTTGACATTTATTGTGGCAATAGGTACAAGGAAGAAAACGGATTGTATAATTTATTAGACTATGATAAAGaagcaaggaaaaataaaatcttgGCTAATGGTACAGAAAGAATGTCCCATAGTTACTATATCATCAAGTGGTATCAAAATTGAGAGAACAATTAGCCAAAGAAGATGGTCAATTAAAAAATAAGATGATTTCTGAACAGTTAATTATTGGTGATTCAAGATACTCATTAGGAAAAATTATGAAATGTTATTGCAATATGATACTGTAAGTAAAAGATTGTTGCAATATGATACTGCAAGTAAAAGACTGCATGGTAGAATGGATGCAAAATCTTGGAAGAAGCATATATATGTCTCAGTGGGAAAATCCCTGGACTAAATAAATTTACAGAATGTCAAGTAATACAGCCTCTCCTACTATATGTTTTGTTGTTAGTTGATAAAGATACCAGCAGATGGCGAATTTTCATTGAATCCTTGTAATTGCCATAGTAAAAAGCGGGTAGGAGAGTGTTTTGAGAGGTAGAGGTCAAGGGTGTCAAAAAGAAAGTGGGAAGCAGGGAACTGTTTGCTTGTGCCTGACATATTATCAAGTCAGACAGTCAAAACATGTGGCAAGATGGGGAAATTGTGTGGTAATGTTATAAAAGATAAGATATTTAATCTTCAAACATGAAAGGACATCCCAGCTCCCCAGCATGGTGTTTGTGGACACTATGCACACCTGCCAACGTTTTTCCTGGCACCCATCAAATGTTTtaggaaagtgggtggagccaggtgggACTTTTTCGTTGCTTATCCAGTCCTAGAACACAGATTGTGTTTCTCAGAGTTGTCACTCCACTGTGGAGGCTGTCCTTCCAGGGCAATCTATATCGGCCAGAGATCTTGGCTGAAATTCATTGTGCATTTTCTTTGCTACTTATTTTGTGCTGTAATGTATTTCAATTGAGCCCATGCAAATCAATTGGATTCCTGGTTCCCATTATTTCAATTGGGCCTTCCAgcctcctccattgtttccaatcctGTCATTACTTTTAGTACGCCCCCTGGAAATGGGATGCCTTGGctatttttatttctgtgtgaGAATAATTCTATGTGCTTGACCTGATCTCCCCTCCCCATACACTTTCTTTAGTCATTTTGGTACTCTTTTTGCTTGCCAGAGTCTCTCAGTGTTTCCATGCAAGCCATTAAGTAAATGCAGCTGCTTCCTTCATTAGTATTCGTTAGTGTATAGTATGGTCTTGTGATGCACCAGAtggaatatttatatttaaaggGCAGAATGTCATGTTGTTGTGCATTTGTTTTGATTTGTAGTGTCCTTTAACTTGCGGCTGACCATGAGGTAGAGCTGTTTGTTGAACTGTTGCTTGTGTGCTGAGATGATTTGATACAAGCAGGCAGGTGCAAGAAAAACAAATCAGAGGACAGACTACTATAGCTCTTCTCTGTGGAACAGGCTGCCGAGGAGGCGAGGGTGGTGCTACCACTATTCATTATCTTCATTGATCCCCCACCTTCTCTctagtggagacccaaagtggtttatatCATTCTTTCCTCCATTGTAGGCTGAGGCCCAAAGGcacccagcgagcttcatgggtgcctggagatttgaacctgagtctcacAGATCCTAGTTCACACTTTGACCACTGCATCACTTTGACTCTCTGTTGCAGGAAATCTTCAAGTAGTGCAACAAATCTGTTTAATTTTTCAGGACTTTTAGTGGTTATAGACTACAGGCAACTTATTGGGCAAAGGGGGGTTGTTTGTGGTTTTACTTGTTATGTTCTAAAATGTACGTCATGAGTTGTTGTTGAGCCATAAAGAAGATATTTTCATACACTTGTTTAGAGTGCAAACGGAAGTTGAATCTCAAAACTGCCCAGTGTCCTGACTTCATTCCCTAGTTGCCATTACCTAGTTGCCATTACCTCTCCTGCGTTCCAATCCTAAATTTCTCTTTCTGCCACTTTTTCTTTGGAGACCCTGCCGTGGTAATTTAGTGCAACTCATACACACCTTTCACCCCAACCTCTGCTCGGTCTTCTTTCCTTTTATCAGTTCTACAGTGAGAGAAATTGCCTGAATCGCTGGCTTGCATGCAGCCATCATGAATGCCTTATGTTATTTTTTAAGATTAGCTGGGAACTCCTTGGGCCCACATATTCCATTCCCCTTACTGTGAACATTTTCTGGTTTAGAACTATCTGCAGTCTCAACGTGGTATCTACGTGGGGAGACTCATGGGCATGTAATTTCCAGTCTTGTCACTGGGACACCGCAATACAGCCTCTTCCAGTATCTATTTGTGCATTTTTAACTCCTAGGTATGTAAAGGGCGTGTtggtttaatttttaataatttttcagAAGAAAGCAAGATGGACACGGATACCAAAAGAAATCAGAAAACTCTTCTAGATCAACATGGGCAGTATCCAGTATGGATGAATCCCAGACAGAGGAAGAAGCTTAAGACGAAGCGTACCAAAGGAAAAAACAAGCCCAAAGTATCAAAAGGATTAGCATGGTAGAGACTGCTTAAATTTCAATAATGTCTTAAAAAGGACTTTGTATAAAAAAGTAAGATAGCCCTTTCAATAAAGTCACATGCCCAATGCAGAGTCACACAGGaggctgattattattatttttgctttggACTCCCTCACTTGAGACATCAATTTGCACTGCTGAAATTGCTTTGGAATATAGTTCATTCAACAAGGCTCCTTGTCTTTAGAATACTTTTTTGTGTCTTTAGAATACTTTAGTTTGAACATAAGCaggctttgttttgtaaaaagtaTGCCATTTAACTGTCATGCCATAAGTCACTGAACATGAGCAGATCTAAggagagttgcatccttctaagcctggtgggcttggaagggtgtaactactTAGGACTGCAGAGCAGACAAATTTTTGGGGACATCTCATTCTGCATAGATTGATTAAAATGTCCTTGCAGGTGAAAAGGACACAAACATAATGACATGCACTGATGGTGATCAGAGCTTCTTGCTGAACTTCTGTCTTTGTTGTATTTGTTTAGTAAAGAGTAAAGATTTTGGAACATATTTCTTGCAGCCCAGTGGAACCACATGTAATTTGCCAACATGCTGACATTATCTGGAATACCCTCAAATCTTGCATCCTGTCTTGCATGTCTTTGAGCTTGGGATAGTATATGTATTCATTGCAATGCACATCCTCAATGCTAGGGCTGTATTCTCTTTCAGGGATATAATGTATGGTTCTCTCAAAGTTATATTATTTCATGATGCTGGTGAAAATGTTAATGTGGTTTCCTGTGGTAAAGCTCTCTGAGttgaatccaaccagcttttctgctagtaaaaaagggaagaggagaggcTCCCCTTTGATCACAGAAAAACTGGGCTGGAAATCATAGGGTCTGTGGCAGTGAAAGGCAGGTGTGGAGGGGGCTGGAGTAAGGAGGGGAATTGGATGACAGTGTGGGGAAAAACTGGCAGCTCTCTGCTTGGAAAGTTTAGTGCAGGTGGTGGAATATAAAAATCTTTGCCATTGTTTTCTTTCATGTTCATTATTTTCTTTCATGATCAGGTTTAAAATTGTTAGTTAATGGTTtggctttttattattatttcaatgggAAGCACATTTGTCACTCTCTTTGTTATCCTCCCAGTGGGCTGATGATGTCAGAGGTTCCACCCTTCTTGCAAAGGTCACTCCCAGCCAAACAGGCAGTTTAACTGCGGCTCCTTGAACTGAAAGGTATAACAGTATAGATGACTGAGTTTTTGCTCTGTTCCCACGATGCTCAAGCAGCAAATGCAGAGGTTCTCTTTTTAGACAACGCCTTGCCGAGCTAAACTCTTGGGGGTTTCTGTATTTTCCTGTTGAGCCTGGATTACTTCTGGGATGGAAAGTAGGCTAGAAAAAATGCTTGATGCAAAGGCATAGGTTTTAGCACCCGCTGCCCAtctccagttttgttttgaaatggttTTGTCTCCCTGCTTTATTTGTGAAATAAGAAGTGGAGTGTCTTTTTCCCTAGTAGGGCTAATAACTGTGACCTGTATGAGACAGTATCAGGGAAAGAGTATAGCCTGTTTTTATGTGAAATGAAACATGATGAGATCTCATAGAGAGCGATGTCTCCCATTTCTCTGTCGTCATAAATCTGTCACATCTTacctattttggcctttgctttgcaaaggtggggggaggtggagaaCTGTGGCCTGTGACTCCTCTCCCAGCATACTGTGCAGCATCCTTCCTACCTAGTAGCATGTACAAACAACACTTTGCCACTCTCCCCTTCACACATGATGCTCCTGGGTGGGAGGAGTGTAGTACAACTATTCTCTCCCAAGGAACATAAGCAAGACATCAGCTTTCATCTTTGATACTTATTTCAGGGAGGAATATATTTCTCTGCATTTATTTCCTGTTCCCACTTTCCATCTGAAGTTTTAGAGCATAACTAATAGATAACCATCCCAAGCCATTGCAACCGTGTAATGAAAGGTGAAACGTAGAAATATCATGTGTAGGAATTGCTTTAGAGGTGATCCTGTTTGGTGAGAATATGTAGCTTTTCTGATAGGCCACCCCTGCCTTGTGTAAATATAAAAAGCTCTAAGACAACAGTCCTTCCCAAGTTCTTTTCAAGAATTGCTGAAGATTACCAGGTGTCTTAATTTTTAGAAGCTGTTAAATATTAATGAAAGGAATTAGTTCAGAtgttggttatttaatttttgatTGCATATTGCATAACCCTAGAAGAGAGATTCTTGCCTTTTCTTATATATTAGCATTACAAGAACAGTGggatggggttttttgtttttaattcaaatCCATTTGAACTTGTGATTTTTCATTAGTGCTTCAAAATGACACAGTCTCGTGAAGCTGCTGTGATTTTCTGATCAGTCAGGGATAACATCTCAAGCAAAAATACAGTGGAACTGCTATTCTTGGTTAGCTGTGTGGTAGCCAAATTAGATTTGTTTCTCATATCTGCAGTCCATATTTAACAAGCCCCTGAATATTTTAATTAGAAAGTAACTGGAGAAAAACGTTTCTTACTCCCTGCCACTAAAAGTTACATGAGGTAAAAAGTGGTACATTAATAATTTCGTAGGGTCTGGTATGACAAAATGGAAGGGTGATGGCGAGATGTAACATATAATTGGGTGTGAGGGAATGATCTCTAGGTGGCACAGTAAGCCGCAGTGACTAAAATCTTGCTGTCattctattgcagtggtggcgaacctatggcacgggtgccaggggtggcactcagagccctctctgtgggcacgcacagagtccccccccccccacacacacacacacacatctaggctggtctgggccgctgggttcaattattagcattaaaccgaagacctcgttttggggaagcagtgtaggtcaccctgttgagcactgttaaaccccactgattttcatgtgaagaactaaagtacgatcctttacctgggagtaagcttggttgctggcaatggggcttgcttctgagtaaaccctcctaaggttgtgattcacccgttggaaaagtggcacggttgcttcaaagcaaagccaccgactaccaccaagcttactcccgagtaacgcacgcctcggagccaaccaaccgctttttctaacctaaaacctcagtattcaggttaaattgccgcgttggcactttgcgattaataagtgggtcttgggttgccatttgggcactcggtctcaaaaaggttcgccatcactgttctattgtGAGCCCACAGATcccttattttctaaacaaattcTCATGTGCTTGAGATCTGCAGTCCTGGTGaccagtaagaaaaaaaaagttctctcAACCATTTAAAATATAGACAAATATTACTTCCAACCATAGTCTGAACTATTAAATGCCCCACATATTTCTTTGTGTAAAATATAAAGATAATTAATCAGTACTGATTTGACTTTATACAGTTGTAAATAGATTTGTCCCTTGTCTTGCCACTCCACTAGGTGCCTAAAGCAGGGGAGATTTCCAGTAATGAATAGGACGGATGGATTCCAGGAACGCTTTccccattattttggtttttcacCTATACACCATGTGCAACATTTTGTTCCTAACTCTAACGTGCTTTGGTACTCACAGGAGGATGGGTGGGGGTCTTCATCACTGCACTGTTGAACTTGGTTTGCACATCACATGCAGCTGTCCAGTGGAAAAATAAGAGGTACGGTCTTCTCTTATCCCTAATTTCTTTCTTGTGTACAAGCATGAGAAAGCAAGGAAGTTCATTTACCTCATTCACCTATGACTGGATACCCTTTCTCATTAAACCTATTGCCTTGTAAGTGCACTCCATGTTGAGGGAAGGTGAGATAATATTGCACCAGTTCTTTCTCACTCATCCTGGTACTGCAATATAGGAAATATGTGGGGCATCCCACCTGGATGTAACAGTCTTTTTCCTTCAGGGCCACATGTATATACCGACTTATATATTGCTGTTGTGGGATTATCTTTCTCATCTTTTACACTTCTGATAATAATTGGCACAATTGTGATATTTGTGAATAGCATTCACTGATTA of Sphaerodactylus townsendi isolate TG3544 linkage group LG06, MPM_Stown_v2.3, whole genome shotgun sequence contains these proteins:
- the LLPH gene encoding protein LLP homolog isoform X1, with amino-acid sequence MAKSLRSKWKRKMRAEKRKKNAPKELARLQSILKTNSDVLMDEVKDIATIVSAEKIKEKKDLNEESKMDTDTKRNQKTLLDQHGQYPVWMNPRQRKKLKTKRTKGKNKPKVSKGLAW
- the LLPH gene encoding protein LLP homolog isoform X2, with translation MAKSLRSKWKRKMRAEKRKKNAPKELARLQSILKTNSDVLMDEVKDIATIVSAEKIKEKKDLNESKMDTDTKRNQKTLLDQHGQYPVWMNPRQRKKLKTKRTKGKNKPKVSKGLAW